A genomic segment from Rubrobacter tropicus encodes:
- a CDS encoding tetratricopeptide repeat protein, with protein sequence MSTQILATKLYIPPPQPRAVLRPRLIERLNEGLDRKLILVCAPAGFGKTTLISEWLAACERPAAWLSLDEGDSDPTRFLSYLVAALQTIAADIGEGVLGALRSPQPPPTESILTALLNEITTVEGDLVLGLDDYHAIEARAVDDAIAFLLDHLPPRMHLVIATREDPRLPLARLRARGQLVEVRAADLRFNPSEAAEFLKGVMDLNLSEEDIAALEDRTEGWIAGLQLAALSMRGREDVPGFIRAFAGDNRYIVDYLVEEVLQRQPERVRSFLLQTSILERLSGPLCDAVTDQEEEGKAILEALERGNLFAVPLDDKRHWFRYHHLFADVLRARLMEEQPDRAPTLHQRASEWYEQNGLRADAIRHALAAEDFERAAGLVELAALEMLGSSQETLYRWLMALPDEVVRARPVLSVYYAFALLGRGGFEAFAARLRDAERWLDTSAETSERREAPSVGMVVVDEVAFRSLPGTIAVARAYHAGALGDVFCAADHARRALDLLPDDDHLWRGAAASLLGIAYWTSGDLEAAHRSFADGVSHQQMTGHVRFQIAGTYILADIRIAQGRLHEAIRTYEQSLQVATEQGEPVWGTANLYVGLSELHRERGDLEAAKQHLLRSKELDEHGGLPETRYRWYVAMARIKEAQGDLDAALDLLDEAERQYVESPDPDVRPVAALKTRVWVAQGRLAEALGWTREQGLSAHDDLSYLREFEHITLARVLLARYESDREERYIHEAMGLLERLLKAAEEGGRMGSVIEILMLQALAHEAQGNIPPALAPLERALTLAEPEGYVRIFVDEGRPMARLLYKALSQGVESDYIRRLLAAFPVAESEQTTSSQLRGPESELIEPLSARELEVLQLIAQGLSNRQISERLFLTLSTIKGHNRIIFSKLMVQRRTEAVARARELGLL encoded by the coding sequence ATGTCTACGCAAATATTAGCCACCAAGCTCTATATCCCCCCACCTCAGCCCAGAGCCGTCCTCCGCCCCCGCCTCATCGAGCGTCTGAACGAGGGCCTTGACCGCAAACTGATCCTCGTCTGTGCCCCCGCCGGCTTCGGCAAGACCACGCTCATCAGCGAATGGCTCGCCGCTTGCGAGCGGCCGGCCGCCTGGCTGTCGCTGGACGAAGGAGATAGCGACCCCACGCGCTTTCTGTCTTACCTCGTAGCCGCTTTGCAGACGATTGCGGCGGATATCGGGGAAGGGGTGCTGGGTGCGCTCCGATCCCCCCAGCCGCCGCCAACCGAATCGATTCTGACGGCCCTGCTCAATGAGATCACCACCGTCGAGGGCGATCTCGTCCTAGGCCTCGACGACTACCATGCTATCGAAGCCAGAGCGGTCGACGACGCCATCGCCTTCCTGCTCGATCACCTGCCGCCACGGATGCACCTGGTAATCGCCACTCGGGAGGACCCACGTCTACCCCTGGCCCGCTTACGCGCCCGGGGCCAACTGGTTGAGGTGCGCGCCGCGGACCTGCGTTTTAACCCCTCCGAGGCCGCCGAGTTTCTCAAAGGGGTGATGGACCTGAACCTCTCAGAGGAAGATATCGCCGCGCTGGAAGACCGCACCGAAGGCTGGATCGCGGGCCTGCAATTAGCCGCGCTTTCGATGCGGGGGCGAGAGGATGTGCCCGGGTTCATCAGGGCTTTCGCCGGAGATAACCGGTACATAGTGGACTACTTGGTAGAAGAGGTTCTGCAACGTCAGCCCGAACGTGTCCGGAGCTTCTTGCTCCAGACCTCCATCCTCGAGAGGTTGAGTGGCCCGCTGTGCGATGCCGTCACCGACCAGGAGGAGGAAGGCAAGGCGATTTTGGAGGCCCTGGAACGAGGCAACCTGTTTGCCGTTCCGCTGGATGACAAGCGCCACTGGTTTCGCTACCACCACCTCTTTGCGGACGTTCTCCGCGCCCGCTTGATGGAGGAGCAGCCCGATAGGGCACCTACCCTGCACCAGCGCGCGAGCGAGTGGTACGAGCAGAACGGTCTGCGCGCCGATGCTATCCGCCACGCGCTGGCCGCCGAGGATTTCGAGCGGGCGGCGGGCCTCGTTGAGCTGGCAGCGCTTGAAATGCTCGGCAGTAGTCAGGAAACGTTGTATCGCTGGTTGATGGCGCTACCGGACGAGGTGGTCCGCGCCCGGCCCGTGCTCAGCGTCTACTACGCTTTTGCGCTCCTCGGTCGCGGCGGCTTCGAAGCCTTTGCCGCCCGCCTCCGGGATGCCGAAAGGTGGCTCGACACGTCAGCGGAGACGAGCGAGCGACGTGAAGCGCCTTCGGTCGGCATGGTCGTCGTGGACGAAGTGGCATTCAGGTCTCTGCCGGGAACGATCGCCGTCGCCCGTGCCTACCATGCCGGGGCGCTCGGCGACGTGTTCTGCGCCGCGGATCACGCTCGGCGGGCACTCGACCTCTTGCCCGATGATGATCATTTGTGGCGCGGAGCTGCCGCCTCGCTCCTGGGAATCGCGTACTGGACCAGCGGGGACCTGGAGGCAGCCCACCGGAGCTTTGCCGATGGCGTGTCTCATCAGCAGATGACCGGCCACGTCCGTTTCCAGATTGCTGGCACATATATCCTTGCAGACATCAGGATAGCGCAAGGGCGTCTCCACGAGGCAATAAGAACGTATGAGCAGTCATTGCAGGTCGCGACGGAGCAGGGCGAGCCTGTATGGGGAACAGCAAACCTGTACGTGGGGTTGAGTGAGCTGCACCGTGAGCGTGGCGATCTGGAAGCCGCCAAACAACATCTCCTGAGAAGCAAGGAGCTGGACGAGCACGGCGGGTTACCGGAGACGCGCTATCGCTGGTACGTTGCTATGGCGCGAATCAAGGAGGCCCAAGGTGACCTTGACGCCGCGCTCGATCTGCTCGACGAGGCGGAGCGCCAGTATGTCGAAAGTCCCGACCCCGACGTGCGTCCCGTAGCGGCGCTGAAGACGCGGGTGTGGGTTGCGCAGGGTAGGCTGGCTGAAGCCCTGGGCTGGACGCGTGAGCAGGGCTTGTCCGCCCATGACGACCTCAGCTACCTGCGCGAGTTCGAGCACATCACCCTGGCAAGGGTGCTCTTGGCCCGATACGAGAGCGATCGGGAAGAACGCTACATTCACGAGGCAATGGGGCTCCTGGAGCGCCTCCTGAAAGCGGCGGAAGAAGGGGGGAGGATGGGTAGCGTGATCGAGATCCTGATGCTACAGGCACTCGCTCACGAGGCGCAGGGCAACATCCCCCCTGCCCTCGCGCCGCTGGAGCGCGCCCTGACGCTGGCCGAACCGGAGGGCTACGTCCGTATCTTTGTGGACGAAGGTAGACCGATGGCTCGTCTACTCTACAAAGCCCTTTCTCAAGGAGTTGAATCAGATTATATTCGTCGGTTGCTAGCAGCATTCCCTGTTGCGGAATCTGAGCAAACTACATCATCGCAGTTGAGAGGCCCCGAATCCGAATTAATTGAGCCGCTCAGCGCACGCGAACTTGAAGTACTACAACTCATCGCCCAGGGGCTCTCGAATCGCCAGATCAGCGAGAGGCTTTTCCTCACCTTGAGTACCATCAAAGGACACAATCGGATTATCTTCAGCAAACTTATGGTCCAAAGGCGCACCGAAGCTGTAGCCCGAGCCCGCGAGCTGGGCCTGTTGTAG
- a CDS encoding MFS transporter, whose product MGELLATFRNRDFALLWSGGLISMTGDWMLLVALPIYVYRATGSALATGAMFAAGLLPNVLLGSVAGVFVDRWDRKKTMVAANALMALSILPLLLVPSTGWLWLVYAVAFAQSCFGAFNEPAENSLLPLLVEEGRLVTANSLNVTNNNLARLVGPALAGLVVGRFGLAGVVVADVASYLAAAALVSLISAPASPDRVGEATPPKPSGGVAAPFLAVWREWAEGLRLMATGRVVLTVLLVGAVTGLGEGVFAALFPPFVGVALGGGALELGWLMSAQAVGGLLGGVAVGSLAGRLPPRLLLGLGALLLGLGDLAIFLYPSFVGGIAPGLALFVLVGVPATAAFAGLQTLLQTSTEDRYRGRAFGALATTQALLMLAGTLLGGALGDAVGIVPVLVVQGVAYVATGTLVLVLLPRDGKRPARGGV is encoded by the coding sequence ATGGGTGAACTGCTCGCCACGTTCCGCAACCGGGACTTCGCCTTGCTGTGGTCCGGGGGCCTGATCTCCATGACGGGCGACTGGATGCTCCTGGTGGCCCTGCCCATCTACGTCTACCGGGCCACGGGCTCGGCGCTCGCGACCGGCGCCATGTTCGCCGCCGGGCTCCTGCCGAACGTGCTCCTCGGGTCTGTGGCTGGGGTGTTCGTGGATCGCTGGGACCGCAAAAAGACGATGGTCGCCGCCAACGCGCTCATGGCCCTTTCGATTCTGCCCCTCCTCCTCGTGCCCTCCACGGGGTGGCTGTGGCTTGTCTACGCGGTCGCCTTCGCCCAGTCCTGCTTCGGCGCCTTCAACGAGCCCGCCGAGAACTCGCTGCTGCCCCTCCTCGTGGAGGAGGGGCGCCTGGTGACCGCGAATTCCCTGAACGTCACGAACAACAACCTCGCCCGCCTCGTGGGCCCCGCCCTGGCGGGCCTGGTGGTTGGCCGGTTCGGACTCGCGGGCGTGGTGGTCGCCGACGTCGCCTCCTACCTCGCCGCCGCCGCGCTCGTCTCCCTGATCTCCGCCCCGGCCTCGCCGGACCGGGTCGGAGAAGCCACGCCGCCGAAACCTTCCGGCGGCGTGGCGGCGCCCTTTCTGGCCGTCTGGCGCGAGTGGGCGGAGGGGCTGCGCCTGATGGCCACCGGGCGGGTGGTCCTGACCGTATTGTTGGTGGGGGCGGTCACCGGCCTCGGGGAGGGGGTCTTCGCCGCGCTGTTCCCGCCGTTCGTGGGGGTGGCGCTGGGCGGCGGCGCGCTGGAGCTGGGGTGGCTGATGAGCGCCCAGGCGGTGGGCGGGCTGCTCGGCGGCGTCGCGGTCGGCTCCCTGGCCGGGAGGCTCCCGCCGCGGCTGCTGCTGGGGCTGGGCGCCCTGCTGCTCGGCCTGGGCGACCTAGCCATCTTCCTCTACCCGTCGTTCGTCGGGGGCATCGCCCCCGGGCTGGCTCTGTTCGTGCTGGTGGGCGTCCCGGCTACGGCCGCGTTCGCGGGGCTGCAAACCCTCCTGCAGACCTCCACCGAGGACCGCTACCGGGGCCGCGCCTTCGGCGCGCTCGCGACCACCCAGGCGCTCCTCATGCTGGCGGGGACGCTGCTCGGCGGCGCGCTTGGGGACGCGGTGGGCATCGTCCCGGTGCTCGTGGTGCAGGGGGTCGCCTATGTCGCCACCGGGACCCTCGTGCTCGTCTTGCTCCCGCGCGACGGAAAGCGTCCGGCCCGAGGAGGCGTCTGA
- a CDS encoding NAD(P)-dependent alcohol dehydrogenase, whose translation MGCAHRPTASSTPTPSAATSSSASPTRHDGHAEPLVRVHAAGVDRGVWHLMTGLPYLTRLAFGFRAPKTPVPGMDLAGVVEAVGKDVSRFRPGDEVFGVGKGTFGEYALAREDKLAPKPANLTFEQAAVVAIFGLTALQGLRDHGRIEPGQEVLIVGASGGVGTFAVQIAKAFGGRVTGVCGAAKVEMVRSIGAYHVIDYTREDFAEGDPRYDLILDIGGSSSLSRLRRALAPKGTLVIVGGEGGGRWLGGSDRQLRAMMLSPFVGQKLLAFVSPENHEDMMALKELIESGKLAPVIDRTYPLSETPETIRYLESGHARGKVVITVPGQGA comes from the coding sequence ATCGGATGCGCACACAGGCCCACCGCATCGTCGACACCGACCCCAAGCGCGGCAACGTCGTCGTCCGCCTCACCGACCCGCCACGACGGGCACGCCGAGCCGCTGGTGCGTGTGCATGCGGCCGGTGTGGACCGGGGCGTGTGGCACCTGATGACCGGTCTGCCCTACCTCACTCGACTGGCGTTCGGGTTCCGTGCGCCCAAGACCCCCGTCCCCGGCATGGACCTCGCCGGGGTCGTGGAGGCGGTCGGCAAGGATGTGAGCAGGTTCCGGCCCGGCGACGAGGTTTTCGGCGTCGGAAAGGGCACCTTCGGCGAGTACGCGCTCGCTCGGGAGGACAAGCTGGCGCCAAAGCCGGCGAACCTCACCTTCGAGCAGGCGGCAGTGGTCGCCATCTTCGGCTTGACCGCCTTGCAAGGGCTGCGCGACCACGGACGAATCGAGCCGGGGCAGGAGGTACTCATCGTCGGCGCGTCGGGCGGTGTGGGTACCTTCGCCGTGCAGATCGCCAAAGCGTTCGGGGGGCGCGTAACCGGCGTGTGCGGCGCAGCGAAGGTGGAGATGGTCCGATCCATCGGCGCGTATCACGTAATTGACTACACGCGCGAGGACTTCGCCGAGGGCGATCCACGCTACGATCTTATCCTCGACATCGGTGGGAGCTCGTCGCTCTCTCGCCTCCGGCGCGCCCTCGCCCCGAAGGGAACCCTTGTAATCGTCGGAGGCGAAGGGGGAGGACGGTGGCTCGGGGGCTCCGACCGCCAGCTTCGGGCGATGATGCTGTCCCCGTTCGTGGGCCAGAAGCTCCTCGCGTTCGTCTCGCCGGAGAACCACGAGGATATGATGGCCCTCAAGGAACTCATTGAATCCGGCAAGCTCGCACCGGTCATCGACAGGACGTACCCGCTGAGCGAGACCCCTGAGACGATTCGATACCTCGAAAGCGGACACGCTCGAGGAAAGGTCGTCATCACCGTGCCCGGGCAGGGAGCGTGA
- a CDS encoding TetR/AcrR family transcriptional regulator — MTDIDGRAGEAVRPKRADARRNERALLDAAAEVFVRSGVEAPVREIAAEAGVGVGTIYRHFPTRADLIVAVYRHQVEACAEAGPELLATSGSPHAALRRWVDLFVDFLVTKHGLAAALQPDNAGFDALHAYFLDRLVPVCARLLDAAAEAGEIRPDTDAYGLMRGVGNLCVGADNDPRYDARRMVELLVAGLRRP, encoded by the coding sequence GTGACGGACATCGACGGGCGAGCGGGGGAAGCGGTCCGGCCCAAGCGGGCCGACGCGCGGCGCAACGAGCGGGCGTTGCTCGACGCCGCCGCCGAGGTATTCGTCAGGTCCGGCGTCGAGGCGCCGGTGCGTGAGATCGCGGCCGAGGCCGGCGTCGGGGTGGGGACGATCTACCGCCACTTCCCGACGCGGGCGGACCTCATAGTCGCCGTCTACCGCCACCAGGTCGAGGCCTGCGCCGAGGCCGGTCCCGAGCTGCTGGCTACTAGCGGCTCGCCGCACGCCGCGCTCCGTCGGTGGGTCGACCTCTTCGTCGATTTCCTGGTCACGAAGCATGGGCTGGCCGCCGCGCTGCAACCCGACAACGCCGGCTTCGACGCCCTGCACGCCTACTTCCTCGACCGCCTCGTGCCCGTCTGCGCCCGGCTGCTCGACGCCGCCGCCGAGGCCGGCGAGATCCGCCCCGACACGGACGCCTACGGGCTGATGCGCGGCGTCGGCAACCTCTGCGTCGGCGCCGACAACGACCCCCGCTACGACGCCCGCCGCATGGTCGAGCTGCTCGTCGCGGGACTGCGCCGACCGTAA
- a CDS encoding DUF6326 family protein produces MRTQTAELTALDDRQVPVQAKLAAAWTSFMFLYLYVDYLGLYKPGVVDDILAGVVHEFEIGPTFVSIALTALAIPSLMILLSTTLPARVNRTINLVVATLYIPFSMYNVAGESWTYFYFYGLSIGLEVLLLAFILRSAWTWPRRTASPTTMATSPDREAVRAQQQA; encoded by the coding sequence ATGAGAACCCAGACAGCAGAACTCACCGCGCTAGATGACCGGCAGGTCCCGGTCCAGGCGAAGCTCGCAGCGGCATGGACCAGCTTCATGTTCCTCTACCTCTACGTCGACTACCTCGGCCTGTACAAGCCCGGCGTCGTCGACGACATCCTGGCCGGCGTCGTCCATGAGTTCGAAATCGGCCCAACCTTTGTCTCCATTGCGCTCACGGCCTTAGCCATCCCGAGCCTCATGATCCTGCTCTCCACGACACTGCCCGCCCGTGTCAACCGCACCATCAACCTCGTCGTAGCAACGCTCTACATCCCCTTCTCGATGTACAACGTGGCAGGGGAGTCCTGGACCTACTTCTACTTCTACGGCCTCTCCATCGGACTCGAGGTGCTGCTCCTGGCCTTCATCCTGCGCTCCGCCTGGACCTGGCCACGCCGCACCGCATCGCCGACGACCATGGCGACCAGCCCGGACCGCGAAGCCGTTCGCGCCCAGCAGCAAGCGTGA
- a CDS encoding alpha/beta hydrolase family protein produces the protein MSDTTVSAIDIPVSAPTPVVSVSPVVLPAPGRPVDLQVRVSAPATGSGLPIILLSHGHGFSNHLSSLNGYGPLANFWAAHGFVVIQPTHLDSKTLGDDPSLDPNGPEGPLFWRSRAEDMKRVLDRLDAIEAAVPELGGRLDRARVAVAGHSMGGHTASMLLGMRVTDPNDGTEVDMAEPRIKAGVLLAAVGNGNGGADLSAFAAEHYPFLANNSFAEMTTPALVVAGDKDASAHLTVRGAEWHADPYSLSPGPKCLLTLYGAEHGLGGVSGYDAAETTDENPGRVAAVQRLTWAYLRTELYPEDRAWDAARAALTDAPKPLGRVKCK, from the coding sequence ATGAGCGACACAACCGTATCGGCTATAGATATACCCGTCAGCGCGCCCACCCCCGTCGTCTCCGTCAGCCCGGTGGTGCTGCCGGCTCCGGGTCGGCCCGTGGACCTGCAGGTGCGGGTTTCCGCGCCCGCGACCGGGAGCGGGCTGCCGATCATCCTCCTCTCGCACGGCCACGGGTTCTCGAACCACCTTTCCTCGTTGAACGGCTACGGCCCGCTCGCTAACTTCTGGGCCGCTCACGGCTTCGTCGTGATCCAGCCCACCCACCTGGACTCGAAGACGCTCGGCGACGATCCGAGCCTCGATCCGAACGGCCCCGAGGGGCCCCTGTTCTGGAGGTCGCGGGCCGAGGACATGAAGCGCGTCCTCGACCGGCTCGACGCCATCGAGGCCGCCGTTCCTGAGCTCGGCGGGCGCCTCGACCGGGCCCGGGTCGCCGTGGCCGGGCATTCGATGGGCGGGCACACGGCGAGCATGCTCTTGGGCATGCGGGTCACCGATCCCAACGACGGAACGGAAGTGGATATGGCCGAGCCCCGGATCAAGGCGGGCGTGCTGCTCGCGGCGGTCGGCAACGGCAACGGCGGTGCCGACCTCAGCGCGTTCGCCGCCGAGCATTACCCGTTCCTGGCGAACAACAGCTTCGCCGAGATGACGACGCCGGCCCTCGTGGTCGCGGGCGACAAGGACGCCTCCGCCCACCTGACGGTTCGGGGCGCGGAGTGGCACGCCGACCCGTACTCCCTGAGTCCGGGCCCCAAGTGCCTGCTTACTTTGTATGGGGCAGAGCACGGGCTCGGCGGGGTTTCCGGGTACGACGCGGCCGAGACGACGGACGAGAACCCCGGGCGGGTCGCCGCGGTCCAACGGCTCACCTGGGCCTACCTTCGCACCGAGCTCTACCCCGAAGACCGCGCCTGGGACGCGGCGCGCGCCGCGTTGACGGACGCGCCCAAGCCGCTGGGTCGGGTCAAATGCAAATGA
- a CDS encoding SDR family oxidoreductase encodes MQDKPVALVTGANKGIGLRIAKDLAAHGLTVLVGSRELENGEAAAKSVAEDARAVRLDVTDRASIAAAAERIRSEFGRLDVLVNNAGISHAGKPGRPLEELAASNIPSVASLDEVRAVFETNVFGVIAVTQAMLPLLREAPAGRIVNLGSDSGSLTLNSDPSFPHRAVFGVAYSPSKTALHAITLAFAIELEPTGIKVNAASPGFTSTDLNNFAGTRTVEQGAREAVRLALIGAEGPTGTLSDEDGPLPW; translated from the coding sequence ATGCAGGACAAACCCGTCGCCCTGGTCACCGGGGCCAACAAAGGGATCGGTCTTCGGATCGCGAAGGACCTCGCGGCGCACGGCCTCACCGTGCTCGTCGGGTCGCGCGAGCTCGAAAATGGTGAGGCGGCCGCGAAGAGCGTTGCGGAGGATGCCCGCGCCGTCCGGCTCGACGTAACGGATCGGGCCTCGATCGCCGCCGCGGCAGAGCGCATCCGGAGCGAGTTCGGCCGCCTCGACGTGCTCGTGAACAACGCGGGCATCTCGCATGCGGGAAAGCCGGGCAGGCCGCTCGAGGAGCTCGCGGCGTCGAACATCCCGAGTGTCGCGTCGCTCGACGAGGTCCGCGCGGTCTTCGAGACGAACGTGTTCGGCGTCATCGCCGTCACCCAAGCGATGCTGCCGCTCCTCCGCGAAGCGCCGGCGGGGCGCATCGTCAACCTGGGGAGTGATTCCGGCTCGCTGACGCTGAACTCGGACCCGAGCTTTCCGCATCGCGCGGTGTTCGGCGTCGCCTACAGCCCGTCGAAGACGGCCTTGCACGCGATCACGCTGGCCTTCGCCATCGAACTCGAGCCGACGGGCATCAAGGTGAACGCCGCGTCCCCGGGCTTCACCTCGACGGACCTCAACAACTTCGCGGGCACGCGCACGGTCGAACAGGGCGCGCGCGAAGCCGTCCGCCTCGCGCTCATCGGCGCGGAAGGACCAACCGGCACGTTATCGGACGAGGACGGCCCGCTCCCGTGGTGA